From Daucus carota subsp. sativus chromosome 6, DH1 v3.0, whole genome shotgun sequence:
GATGTTTTTTGTAATAGTTGCAATCAAACAATTTTTGAGTTGTAGTAGTACAATTTTATGGATGATATCttgttatttcaaatatattaaaattttgttttgtcatttggGAGGGCCTCATTCTTAAAGTTAGCACAGGGTCTCAAAAAAGTCCCGGCCCTGGTTTTGATGTTCACTGTTCTTGGTTAATCGATCAGGCTTGTTCATCAGCCCTAGTTTATGTGTTTAATCTAAGCCATGTGGGTGAAATTGGGGAGGGTTATACGAGCATGGTTAAATTAATATCGAGTTCGGGTCAGTTGGCTTGGGTTTGAATTATTATCGGGTAAAATTGTTGTGTGGCATCTGACTGGACAAAAAGTAACGGTGCTCTGTTAGTAGTCAATGATTTAAATTAGTTGACCGTaagttttttgagttcagtCACCCAATTGCAAGTTATGTGTCAGTTTAATTATGATTAAGCCATTTTATCCATtcgaaaaatcattaaaaaaaacttgtcaaACTCCAAAATTCACAAACTGCTagaaaattcatatatacacgACTCGAACTCAAACACACATTTGAGACTGGATTATTTTTAAACTCGATACAACTTGTCAAAAGAAAAATTGGAGATTGAAAAAAATTCGAAATCTGCTGGAATCAGTCAGCCCTCTCGATACTACATTAGTGATTTGCAATGCTCGAAGCCACAGCTGTTGGACGTAATAAATGTGGAAGCAAGTAAATTTATTATGCAACCCTCACAGGGTACATACATagggccgtttggctgaacttaaaataagtgcttcttgcttaaaataaataagtggagtagaagttagaaggcagacaagacttataagtgattaaagtgtttggcaaataagcagaagtcctgaaacaaaagctagcattcctagctttttataagtgcttcttgacttattacacaaacagtacgaaataagtgcttccaacttataagcccagaagtcggcttaaaagcCGTAGCCAAACACCACCGTAATTTACCATTGAATGTAATGCAACAAGCAGCCTGCATCTCCATCCTTTTTCAATCCTACTGCAGCACTTCATTAAAATTTGGCATGGGTCAACTGTGCATTTCATCTTTCTCTGTAAAGCAGTACATACTTGTAAATTCGACATGgagttattattaatattctgaCATTTTGACTTTCATTTATAAGCTCAAACTAACCACTACCTACCACAAATTTTCTTTCAATATTTATTACTGTTAACTTAACTATGAAGCATAATTTTAAAATGGTAATTTCGTGTAAATTTTAATcttatactctctccgtttcaaattatatgtccactttcaaaaaattacatagtttaagaaaagtgtattttgaaaaaaaagaaatgtattaaattattgattgaacctaatatgtggtatatggttgatcttggaaatataaatttgaaatatgtgaaggagagttgattttggaaatataaatttacattgaaagttggagtgaacaaatattttgaaacaatatatttttttaaatgaacttgtattTTAAAACGAAGAAAGTATATTGAATTTTAGAGTCGCAGGGATGAGTTCCCGACATTTTACATGCACCCTAGCtaatgtataaatatttatggCTCGCCCGCGTCAGTCTAGCATAGTCAATGAAATTGATGCATTTGTCCTTGCAGGCAGGGACGGAACGGGGGCTATGCGGTGGCCATGTCCTTCCAAAACCCTCTTTTATTTGtcgatggaatggaatggaatgaaaagtattgaaataaaatttatattatcaatTGTGAGTGACTAatgaaattgtttataatttttatttcttctaTCATTTCATTctaagtattttaattaaaaatctaacaGACATATTCTGAAAAGAATGTTTATTCCATTTGTTTATCATATTTTTCTATCATCttcttcataaaattttaacacactcttaaaaaaatcacattttttaAGTAGAATTGGATTTATATACACACATGCAAGTAGTTTCTTATTCTTTGACGGTCAAGGtaagttattaattattatatatgtttggctaaatttatttttcataaataagaatttattttcGAAAAAAATTACATGAAGTTCTACTTTTTCCCctaaaataagttttttttcTTCACGTAATGAAtattaatctttttaaaaacCCGTAATTAAGAGACAGGCTCGGgtccaggaggcataatcacaaattctgctctCTTTGGAAGTCGAACATGTGATCAAGAGGATACAAATCCCTTTTTTTAACCAgttgaaccaacccttgcgggcaaAGAGGATACAAAttatttaatcttgatttttaatgaacaaattaaataacttttgaccgatgttatattatataataatttttgaaattaaaaattaaattttaaaatatatatatatatatacctttttattaatatacatttatttgaatcatttaatatataaataaaagataactAACGGAGATGAGAGAAAATACAAAAGGCGAGATATCACGCGGTGGGAATGTAGATAAATTCGACTCAAAAGAACAAACTCAGCCTAAAGCGCTTCAACTTTCACGGGACTCCTCATGTCGTCGACTTTTCCACATGTTTGAATAAATTACAACACGGTTTCAACTctaaatatcatttaatttagattttaatacttactcatataaatatttatcaatatactattttaatttgtgtacttcttattttcattttccgattattttcttaataaatattttccTCCACATAATACTTTTTTCGTTTATGTGTCGgcatttttttctaatttcacacatattaagaaattttatataattgtgcCTTTTTCAATTATATCGTATTTATTATATTGACAAATAACAggagataatttttttgataaaatatatattaaaagaaaagtGACTTAATTAACTTTTTGTCAAAAGATTTTGTCGGATAAATAATAGTTAATGATCGGTGATAAGGTAGTAAAAactaaatttgttatttttgtttaatgttgaaaagtcaaattgactaaattttgaccacAATTTACACATACAATGCAACTTAAAAGattagaaaatttattttattagaaaatatatctaatccccttcaaattttgtttttcagatttttaaaataattaataaatttttttactacCAATCAAAGTTTAGTCAAACTGATCACTTAATATTCAAAAGGAGATAAGGAGTACATATTTACTGGGCATatagggccgtttgggtgagttttttttgtttttcttttttggaaGGACCGTTTggttgagtttaaaataagtatttgttgcttaaagtaaaaaaaataaaataaaagttataaccaagttaagacttataagtgattaaagtgttcgGGAAAAGTAGAAGCCGTGAAACAAAAGCTGGCATTGTCCATTCcttttaagtacttcttgactttttacctGAATGATACGAATAAGGGATCTTGACTTATAAACTGAGAAGTCGGCTTTTTAAGTACTGGCCAAGCGTCCCCAAGATACTTTAATACGAATTTTTCTTCAATTGATTTTTCCTAAGTTGCGGATTGAGTCTACTAATACTAAATGAAAACTCGTTGCCGATTAAGTCTACTAATACTAAATGAAAACTTTAACGTGGGAGTCCAGCGGCGTTAttcaattatgattttaatgtattgtttttaatttatgattttgattttatgttaatttttgataaaatatcgtGAAgttgaaatagatttttttagaatttaagcataatactttaaaatctcatAGATCTTATTGGGAtttaaaaaaactcaaaatacaCTAAGCAATGCCACAAACTCcaccatcattttatgaaatccaggAAAATCCATCAAACATTTGagtatcatcaaattttaatagattttaaacaatcctaatTGAATGTCATCGGATTTTtatgcataatttaaaatcccgattgaataccactagattttgtagcataatttaaaatctaattgaatatcccaaaattttaatagattttaaacaatcccaattgactttaaaatttcaagaacgaaaaatatatactttaaaatctcaatcgaataaaAATTCCTTGAATATATCATATAAGAAACAAATTTCTTTATGTTCTTTCAAGCACATAACATATCATTACTGGATTGAATGTTTAACATGGCAAAATAAGTTGAATTTATTGACAAGGCTAGTGTGACAGAGTGTACCAGTAAATTACACTTCTATACTGTTTTGGACATGGGCAACAGAGCAAACTCAATTCAGACTTATAAATAAAAGCTAGCACTTGCTGCACTTCACCCCAAAAATACAAGCTCCCTAGCTTCTTGAAAGCAATGGCTGCAATCAATCTCCTTCCTCCAATCCTTTTCATCTCTTTATGTTTTAGTTTCCTCCTTTTTTCGAGTTTTTATCCACACCAAATTTTCGGCAATGCAGAAAAGACAGGAGATGAAAATAATAGTATTAGAGGAATGTTTGTGTTTGGGAGCTCTTTGGTTGACAATGGCAACAACAACTTTCTGCAGAACTTGGCTAAAGCTGATTACTTGCCTTATGGCATAGATTTTCCACTTGGTCCTTCTGGCAGGTTTACTAATGGAAAAAATATCATCGATCTTCTCGGAGACCAGCTTAAATTTCCAGCATTCATTCCGGCCTTCACTGATCCGTCTACCAAGGGAAATCGGACACTTCTTGGTGTCAACTTTGCATCCGGTGGCTCTGGAATCCTCGACGATACTGGCTCCATAGCGGTAAACGGATCAATTATTTTATATGCATTTTGCTGGTAGCCAGTAGTAGGTCAAAATTTTGACAAGGGTCTTGCCTTTTTATTTACACACGTTTACTACCTTAGAATATAATGCTCGGGATTATGTCAAAATATGTCTAGTACAAAAGAAATAGTGACATTATGAGAGAACTTCtgagataataataatatgattagaAGACAACAACCGACAAACTAGATCATTGTTTAAAGATGCATCTCAGAGCATAGACATCAAGCATACATGTTTATTAGATTTAGTTCATCTATTATGCCATTTTCTTGCTGTGCACTAGTTTTTTCCCtaatttttctttgatttttatgaacaatatttatgaaaatttttatGGTATTGTAGGGAGAAGTGATGAGTTTGAATGAGCAGATCAAGAAATTCGAGGAAGTCACATTGCCGGAGATGGAGAATCAGCTGGAGAGCAGCAGCAGAGAGTCATTATCCAAGTACTTGTTTGTAATTGGAAGCGGAGGAAACGACTAcactttgaattattttttcactAAATCACAAGCTAATATCAGTGTTCAAGCATTCAGCGCGAATCTCACTAGTACTCTCTTTACTCAACTCAAGGTATAATTCATCAATTTGCATGCTTTATGTacttacaaatatataagttcaTGTCAAAGTATTTCTTCTCTGAAAAGAAATTATGTTTAGGGTTGTTTGGACGAGTTTTTTCCCCTTTCAATTTGCGAGGCTGAAAAATAGCTAAAATTGTacatatgttaaaaaatttcaactcAAAATTGTGAAAGAAGGATTTTGAAGCTAACTTTGTATAAAATTGCAGAAGCTGTACAATTTGGGGGCACGGAAGTTTGTACTCATGTCTTTATACCCGCTAGGCTGCAGCCCCGGAACCATTTCTGCGTCCGCACAGCCACAGAGGAAGGGCTGCAACCAGTACCTTAATGAAGCTGCTCATATTTTCAATACCAACTTAAGATCCTTGGTAAATGACAGTAGGACAGAAATGCCTGGTTCCGACCTTGTTATTGTCAATGCATACAAAATCGTTCGAGATATAATTAAAAACCCTGCTTTAAAAGGTAAAAACAGATAGTACCATTTTACCCCCTGACAGACAAGAACAATCTTACTAAAAGCAAATTCTGATTTTGATCCGCTTAGGTTTTACTGACGCGACACAACCTTGCTGCCACGTGCCATCGTTGGAAGAAGGGGGCAACGGAATTTCATGCAAGAGAGGAGGATCAACATGTGAAGATAGGAGCAAGCATGTGTATTTCGATGGTTTGCATCCAACAGAAGCTGTGAATGTTGTGCTAGCTACAAAGGCTTTTGCTTCCAATTCCACAACTGAAGTTTATCCTTTCAACATCAGGGAGCTAGCTCAAATTCAGGGTCATTACCTCTGATTTGTTTCACTAATCTAGATCAGTTCCTAATCAATTTTATGCCAAGTCATGTAAAATTATCTTATCAATAATGTTACAGTCTTGCAtgaaaattttaacatattttgttccAGATATTTACAGAACTGTGCAAGAATCTACAGATGGTAGCTAGCTCAGACTGAAATAGCTGGTAGCTGGCTATATTAAGCTTTTGCCAGATCTCTAATTACATTGAAGGGCCTGGACTTGGTCAGGGAAATTTTTCAGGGTTCGATAATTTCGTTTGTAATGCTAGCCTTTCTATGTAtctgtttttatatttataaaaatgtaagAACTATCTCCGACCCATCGAGATTCTTAACTAAAAAatagttaaataaatattaagtaCCTGAACATGTCAATAGATATCTATTAAAACGTTCCACCGTCATCTATtatcatatcaaaataatataatttaattataacaatttgaattcataataaaatatattgtttttgaaatatagTCGGCCATTATAATTAGTTTCGTCAGAACTGAACTCCTTGCacattcaataaattttatataatcataaCAATTTTAACCAACACGGTTAGAGATGGGAGATGCCCGTGATATCTCCATTTATCTAAAATTACTTGTAGACTGTTGGGGACAACTCATTTAAGACTTCATTTTCAATTCAATCAAAAACATCTAATTATGTTTGTcagaaaaaaaacagaaaaacatctAATTATGAACAAATTTGCATTAAAAAGCCCCCAAAAAATACAAGCCACCTAGCTTAAAAGCAATGGCTGCAATGGATCTTCTTCCTTCAATGCCTTTCATCTCTTTCTGTTTTAATTTCTTCCTTCTTTCGTGTTTTTATCCTAACCAAATTTTCGGCAATGCAGAAAAGATaggaaatgaaaataataaaattagaggAATGTTTGTGTTTGGAAGTTCTTTAGTTGACAATGGAAACAACAACTTTCTGCAGAACAAGGCTAAAGCTAATTACTTGCCT
This genomic window contains:
- the LOC108226522 gene encoding GDSL esterase/lipase At1g29670 produces the protein MAAINLLPPILFISLCFSFLLFSSFYPHQIFGNAEKTGDENNSIRGMFVFGSSLVDNGNNNFLQNLAKADYLPYGIDFPLGPSGRFTNGKNIIDLLGDQLKFPAFIPAFTDPSTKGNRTLLGVNFASGGSGILDDTGSIAGEVMSLNEQIKKFEEVTLPEMENQLESSSRESLSKYLFVIGSGGNDYTLNYFFTKSQANISVQAFSANLTSTLFTQLKKLYNLGARKFVLMSLYPLGCSPGTISASAQPQRKGCNQYLNEAAHIFNTNLRSLVNDSRTEMPGSDLVIVNAYKIVRDIIKNPALKGFTDATQPCCHVPSLEEGGNGISCKRGGSTCEDRSKHVYFDGLHPTEAVNVVLATKAFASNSTTEVYPFNIRELAQIQGHYL